Genomic DNA from Brassica rapa cultivar Chiifu-401-42 chromosome A04, CAAS_Brap_v3.01, whole genome shotgun sequence:
ATCGACACGGTCTACTTCAAGAAAACGTGGTGAAACCCCAGCGAAGGTGTAAGCATTGGAGAAGGCCAGCTCAAAAGCCTTGCGCATCAAGAAGCCTCCAAATATCCTACCATGAATATTCCGTTGCTGTGGCTGACAAATCAACGAGTTCTCATGGGAAGTGTCTTTAATTAGGATGCTGTCCCTATCTGCAAGAGCTGGCATGTCCAGGAATACTCGTCCTTCTGCTAGTAAATCATTTAGCCTCTCTAAGTCCTTCAGCTTCTCCTGCTCTTCTTTACCTTGTGCTCTCTTTTGTTTCCGTAGTTTGTTCCTCTCTTCTGCTTCTTTCCAGAGGAATTTTTCATGTTCGGTTTCTGGCATGACTGGGTTAATCGGAGTTGACTTGCCTGTCTTGGCATCCCGAGCCACGAATGTAAAGTTTGCTTCAAGAGCGACTGACTCAGAGGGGTGGTTGGCATCTGCAAAATCTTGCTGTTAGAATATTCAGCAAAGTAACAGGTCATTTAATGTgatgaaaaaattataattggAGGAGATTGTCCAAGTTTGTAAGGAATTAAAAAACATTACTCAACATGAGATGTCAAATTCATTGAATGAAAAGTTACCATGAAAGCCATATTTTGTGCCAATGAGGACAGTTTATTACAGAATGTCTATCAATGAAAGCTCTAAGAAAGCGCCAAAAAACCTGGCTACCaaaacagaaaatataattCAAATCCAACAAAATCTCACAACTTACTTCAATTGGTTATTTCAAGTTTCAACTATGTGCAGTTTCAATATCATAGCATAAATACAGAGATATTACCGAATTAAAGGTACCATGAAAGTCATATTTTGTCCATTGAGGACAGTTTATACAGAATGTCTATTATGAAAGATCAAAGAATAACGGACTGAAGACCAATAAACTGGCTACAAAAACAGATACATGTAGTTCAAATTCAACAAAATCTCATTACTTACttcaactagtttttttttaagttttgactATGTGCAATTTCTACCACCTCATTTACCAGTTCAAGCATAAAACACAACGTAACCCTTCCAACTTCGAATTCTATCACTATAAGCATGAAACACAGCATAACCCTTCTAAATTCGAATTCaatctatttgtttttttttttacttatctTGCTAGAAAAATGAAATACAAACAATCCGAGTCTCTATCATCTATGTATCTTACCATGTCCACTGATTCAAATggaaataaaatacataaatctaCAAAGACAAAGTTTTTCTTagtgacaaaagaaaaaaactttagaGGAACCTGAATGTCAAGTAGAGAGAAACTGAAATACCTTGACATTGGATTACTTGTAACTGCATCTCCATGGACGATCTCCCAACCCATGTAACAGCGCCAACAATACTAAGATCAGCATCAACACGAATAGGTCTTTTCATAATAATCCTATCCACAGAAGCCGTCACCAGAATCATCGACCTTGCACTCCCATCACCGCTGCTACAATGCTGCTCATTGATTcgcaaacacacacacaaagagaCGTTACTAAACACAACTCAAGAAGCTCATcactatctatctatctatctcatCAAAGCCTAAATCAAATTCACAATCCATAAACGATCACCTTGAAGGAGATGGTTCCAGCAAGAGCGTCAAGATCTTCAACCAGTTTACCAGTACGAATCTCGTTCCACGGGTTCCTGTACTGCTCCCGGAGCACGAAGTCCGACGAGAACTTGTAGAGAATCGAGGTCCTGCTCCGCGACGGAGTCTTGGCGGCTAACTCCGATCGCGAAGCGTCCTCTCCTCCGGTTGGGGTCTCGAACATGTTGCGCCTCGCTTCCCAGAGCGCGTTGGTCACCGGAGAATGGTACATTCCAGGCCACAAGCTGATTGGTCTCCGCATGGAGGATCCTGCGTCGATCGAGTTCTGATCGGAGTTTTCGTCTGGCGGCGGCGCCGCCGT
This window encodes:
- the LOC103865068 gene encoding acyl-coenzyme A thioesterase 9, mitochondrial; amino-acid sequence: MRSSAGKLLSHSQWMRNRGARFHVPAPSCDSQKMWNSTAAPPPDENSDQNSIDAGSSMRRPISLWPGMYHSPVTNALWEARRNMFETPTGGEDASRSELAAKTPSRSRTSILYKFSSDFVLREQYRNPWNEIRTGKLVEDLDALAGTISFKHCSSGDGSARSMILVTASVDRIIMKRPIRVDADLSIVGAVTWVGRSSMEMQLQVIQCQDANHPSESVALEANFTFVARDAKTGKSTPINPVMPETEHEKFLWKEAEERNKLRKQKRAQGKEEQEKLKDLERLNDLLAEGRVFLDMPALADRDSILIKDTSHENSLICQPQQRNIHGRIFGGFLMRKAFELAFSNAYTFAGVSPRFLEVDRVDFIKPVDVGNFLRLKSRILYTEATSSAEPLINIEVVAHVTSPELRSSEVSNRFYFTFSVRPEAMKDGMKIRNVVPGTEEEARRVIERMDAERPIS